A window from Culex pipiens pallens isolate TS chromosome 3, TS_CPP_V2, whole genome shotgun sequence encodes these proteins:
- the LOC120413077 gene encoding bumetanide-sensitive sodium-(potassium)-chloride cotransporter isoform X2 has translation MSSKATSNPKEVEMNTMHRSGSANRFQVNLVNHDERGGGGGGGGGGQNGNVGDAAAATTDDDTFPEEMVKRRTSRLQSIRSSFRGDKSNNERKNSQTTRFKVDGDGSDSNDDEEDNLIDDNRYARSFRHFTREALPRVDNYRNILSFQANNRPTLDELHHASITNKETMRRGTVQVDIGDTEGAIKFGWIKGVLMRCLLNIWGVMLFLRLSWVVGQAGIIQGVLLITITTVVTSITALSMSAISTNGVIKGGGTYYMISRSLGPEFGGSIGLIFSLANAVACAMYVVGFCESLTDLLATFGVQIVDGEVQDIRIIGLITIVILLGIVVIGMEWEAKAQVVLLIILLVAIVDFLVGTVIGPKSDLDVARGFVGYNSSLFLENLQSDYRPVKSVTHDFFSVFAIFFPAATGILAGANISGDLKDPSKAIPKGTILAIILTSISYVGMAIMAGATVVRDATGNVTDMANGSWAFAECAPEECEYGLHNSFQVMELVSAFGPIIYAGCFAATLSSALASLVSAPKVFQALCKDKLYPKIGWFGKGFGKNNEPVRGYILTFIIAVAVILIGELNAIAPLISNFFLAAYCLVNFSTFHASLAKPVGWRPTFRYYNMWLSLIGAILCIAVMFLISWPTALITFAVVLGLYLFVSYRKPDVNWGSTTQAQTYKNALMSVQQLNNVEDHVKNYRPQILVMSGHPSTRPLLVNFAYLLTKNLSLMVCGHVNKTQTSQKYRNYLQRKATDWFRRQKVKGFYAYVDDNDFETGARAAMQASGIGKLRPNVLLLGYKSDWTKCDATELEQYFNVVHKALDMYLSVAILRVAKGLDYSQILGEETTVKHIVEAPRSLIHNDSSADLAGQNKISSLHGSCDSLSRNISQASSVSDLTNGTPLTQTISGMPDPMDINAKLLNDQRSLKRSHNDPALLYRGPGGAELPKDVLDELSQFTSKKKTGIIDVYWLYDDGGLTLLLPYIISTRRNWSSCKLRVFALANRKTELEFEQRNMASLLAKFRIDYSDLKLLPDVTKKPEANTVAYFKNLIKDFNGDEPGQISEAELLAVQDKTNRHLNLRDYALEHSSKSDLVVMTLPMPRKGVVSAQLYLAWLETLSQGLPPFLFVRGNQTSVLTFYS, from the exons ATGTCGTCCAAGGCGACTTCGAATCCGAAAGAGGTGGAGATGAACACGATGCACCGGTCCGGGTCGGCAAACCGCTTCCAGGTCAACCTGGTCAATCATGACGAGCGGGGTGGTGGTGGCGGAGGTGGAGGTGGTGGACAGAACGGGAATGTTGGCGATGCCGCCGCTGCCACCACCGACGACGATACCTTCCCGGAGGAGATGGTCAAACGGCGAACGTCCCGGCTGCAGTCGATCCGGAGCAGCTTCCGGGGGGACAAGAGCAACAACGAGCGGAAGAACTCACAGACGACGCGGTTCAAGGTGGACGGCGACGGGTCCGACTCGAACGACGACGAGGAGGACAACCTGATTGACGATAACAGATACGCCAGAAGCTTCAG ACATTTCACCCGGGAAGCGCTACCACGGGTGGACAACTACCGCAACATCCTCTCATTCCAGGCCAACAATCGGCCAACGCTGGACGAGCTGCACCATGCGTCCATCACAAATAAA GAAACTATGCGCCGTGGCACCGTCCAGGTGGACATTGGCGACACGGAGGGTGCCATCAAGTTCGGCTGGATAAAGGGTGTCCTGATGCGGTGCCTCCTTAACATTTGGGGCGTGATGCTGTTCCTGCGGCTGAGTTGGGTCGTCGGCCAGGCCGGCATTATTCAGGGCGTCCTGCTCATCACCATCACGACGGTCGTCACCAGTATTACGGCGCTTTCGATGTCGGCCATCAGTACGAACGGCGTgatcaagggcggtgggacgtaCTACATGATATCCCGTTCGTTGGGGCCGGAGTTTGGCGGGTCGATCGGGTTGATCTTCTCGCTGGCGAACGCGGTGGCCTGTGCTATGTACGTGGTCGGGTTCTGCGAGTCACTGACGGACCTGCTGGCCACCTTTGGGGTGCAGATCGTCGATGGGGAGGTGCAGGACATTCGGATCATTGGGTTGATAACGATTGTTATTCTGCTTGGGATTGTGGTTATCGGGATGGAGTGGGAGGCCAAGGCGCAGGTCGTGCTGCTGATCATTCTGCTGGTGGCGATTGTCGATTTCTTGGTGGGAACCGTCATCGGACCGAAGTCGGATCTGGACGTGGCGAGGGGATTCGTGGGGTATAATT CATCTCTCTTCCTGGAGAACCTCCAATCGGACTACCGGCCGGTCAAGAGCGTAACGCACGACTTCTTCTCCGTGTTTGCCATCTTCTTCCCGGCGGCCACCGGAATCCTGGCCGGTGCTAACATCAGCGGTGACCTGAAGGACCCCTCGAAGGCCATCCCCAAGGGCACGATTCTGGCCATCATCCTGACGTCGATTTCGTACGTCGGAATGGCCATCATGGCCGGTGCTACCGTGGTGCGTGACGCCACCGGAAATGTCACGGACATGGCCAACGGATCGTGGGCCTTTGCCGAGTGTGCGCCAGAGGAGTGCGAGTACGGGCTGCACAACTCGTTCCAGGTCATGGAGCTCGTTTCGGCTTTTGGACCGATCATCTACGCCGGGTGCTTCGCGGCAACCCTTTCGTCCGCTTTGGCTAGTTTGGTGTCCGCGCCGAAGGTGTTCCAGGCGCTGTGCAAGGACAAGTTGTATCCTAAGATTGGTTGGTTCGGAAAGGGCTTTGGCAAGAACAATGAACCCGTGCGCGGGTACATTCTGACCTTTATCATTGCGGTGGCGGTGATCCTGATTGGAGAGTTGAACGCGATCGCTCCGCTCATCTCCAACTTCTTCCTGGCCGCGTACTGCCTGGTCAACTTCAGTACATTCCACGCCAGTTTGGCGAAACCCGTTGGTTGGCGGCCAACGTTTAGG TATTACAACATGTGGCTCAGCTTAATCGGTGCTATCCTCTGTATCGCCGTCATGTTCCTCATCTCGTGGCCAACCGCGCTGATCACGTTTGCCGTCGTGCTGGGTCTGTACCTGTTTGTGTCGTACCGCAAGCCGGACGTCAACTGGGGTTCGACGACGCAAGCCCAAACGTACAAGAACGCGCTCATGTCCGTGCAGCAGCTGAACAACGTCGAGGATCACGTCAAGAACTACCGACCGCAGATCCTGGTAATGTCCGGCCACCCCAGCACCCGGCCCCTGCTCGTCAACTTTGCCTACCTCCTCACGAAGAACCTCTCGCTGATGGTCTGCGGGCACGTCAACAAAACGCAAACCTCCCAAAAGTACCGCAACTACCTGCAGCGCAAGGCCACCGACTGGTTCCGCCGCCAGAAGGTCAAGGGCTTCTACGCGTACGTCGACGACAACGACTTCGAAACGGGTGCGCGGGCGGCCATGCAGGCCAGCGGAATCGGCAAGCTGCGCCCGAACGTCCTGCTGCTCGGCTACAAGAGTGACTGGACCAAGTGCGACGCCACCGAGCTGGAGCAGTACTTTAACGTGGTGCACAAGGCACTGGACATGTACTTATCGGTGGCGATCCTGCGCGTGGCCAAGGGACTCGACTACTCGCAAATCCTCGGCGAGGAGACCACAGTCAAGCACATCGTCGAGGCGCCCCGATCGCTGATACACAACGACAGCAGCGCCGACCTGGCGGGCCAGAACAAGATCAGTTCGCTGCACGGAAGCTGCGACTCGCTCAGCCGGAACATTTCGCAGG CGAGCAGCGTCAGCGATTTGACCAACGGAACGCCACTAACGCAGACCATTTCCGGCATGCCCGACCCCATGGACATCAACGCCAAACTGTTGAAT GACCAACGTTCACTCAAGCGCAGCCACAACGATCCGGCCCTGCTGTACCGTGGCCCGGGTGGTGCCGAACTGCCCAAGGACGTCCTCGACGAGCTGTCGCAGTTTACGAGCAAAAAGAAGACCGGCATCATCGACGTGTACTGGCTGTACGACGACGGAGGCCTGACCCTGCTCCTGCCGTACATCATCAGCACGCGGCGAAACTGGAGCTCGTGCAAGCTGCGGGTCTTTGCCCTAGCTAACCGCAAGACGGAGCTGGAGTTTGAGCAGCGTAATATGGCTAGCCTGTTGGCCAAGTTCCGGATTGACTATTCGGATCTGAAGCTGCTGCCGGACGTGACCAAGAAGCCCGAGGCGAACACGGTCGCTTACTTCAAGAACCTTATCAAGGACTTTAACGGGGATGAGCCAG
- the LOC120413077 gene encoding bumetanide-sensitive sodium-(potassium)-chloride cotransporter isoform X1: MSSKATSNPKEVEMNTMHRSGSANRFQVNLVNHDERGGGGGGGGGGQNGNVGDAAAATTDDDTFPEEMVKRRTSRLQSIRSSFRGDKSNNERKNSQTTRFKVDGDGSDSNDDEEDNLIDDNRYARSFRHFTREALPRVDNYRNILSFQANNRPTLDELHHASITNKETMRRGTVQVDIGDTEGAIKFGWIKGVLMRCLLNIWGVMLFLRLSWVVGQAGIIQGVLLITITTVVTSITALSMSAISTNGVIKGGGTYYMISRSLGPEFGGSIGLIFSLANAVACAMYVVGFCESLTDLLATFGVQIVDGEVQDIRIIGLITIVILLGIVVIGMEWEAKAQVVLLIILLVAIVDFLVGTVIGPKSDLDVARGFVGYNSSLFLENLQSDYRPVKSVTHDFFSVFAIFFPAATGILAGANISGDLKDPSKAIPKGTILAIILTSISYVGMAIMAGATVVRDATGNVTDMANGSWAFAECAPEECEYGLHNSFQVMELVSAFGPIIYAGCFAATLSSALASLVSAPKVFQALCKDKLYPKIGWFGKGFGKNNEPVRGYILTFIIAVAVILIGELNAIAPLISNFFLAAYCLVNFSTFHASLAKPVGWRPTFRYYNMWLSLIGAILCIAVMFLISWPTALITFAVVLGLYLFVSYRKPDVNWGSTTQAQTYKNALMSVQQLNNVEDHVKNYRPQILVMSGHPSTRPLLVNFAYLLTKNLSLMVCGHVNKTQTSQKYRNYLQRKATDWFRRQKVKGFYAYVDDNDFETGARAAMQASGIGKLRPNVLLLGYKSDWTKCDATELEQYFNVVHKALDMYLSVAILRVAKGLDYSQILGEETTVKHIVEAPRSLIHNDSSADLAGQNKISSLHGSCDSLSRNISQVDSVREKNEKNLKASSVSDLTNGTPLTQTISGMPDPMDINAKLLNDQRSLKRSHNDPALLYRGPGGAELPKDVLDELSQFTSKKKTGIIDVYWLYDDGGLTLLLPYIISTRRNWSSCKLRVFALANRKTELEFEQRNMASLLAKFRIDYSDLKLLPDVTKKPEANTVAYFKNLIKDFNGDEPGQISEAELLAVQDKTNRHLNLRDYALEHSSKSDLVVMTLPMPRKGVVSAQLYLAWLETLSQGLPPFLFVRGNQTSVLTFYS; this comes from the exons ATGTCGTCCAAGGCGACTTCGAATCCGAAAGAGGTGGAGATGAACACGATGCACCGGTCCGGGTCGGCAAACCGCTTCCAGGTCAACCTGGTCAATCATGACGAGCGGGGTGGTGGTGGCGGAGGTGGAGGTGGTGGACAGAACGGGAATGTTGGCGATGCCGCCGCTGCCACCACCGACGACGATACCTTCCCGGAGGAGATGGTCAAACGGCGAACGTCCCGGCTGCAGTCGATCCGGAGCAGCTTCCGGGGGGACAAGAGCAACAACGAGCGGAAGAACTCACAGACGACGCGGTTCAAGGTGGACGGCGACGGGTCCGACTCGAACGACGACGAGGAGGACAACCTGATTGACGATAACAGATACGCCAGAAGCTTCAG ACATTTCACCCGGGAAGCGCTACCACGGGTGGACAACTACCGCAACATCCTCTCATTCCAGGCCAACAATCGGCCAACGCTGGACGAGCTGCACCATGCGTCCATCACAAATAAA GAAACTATGCGCCGTGGCACCGTCCAGGTGGACATTGGCGACACGGAGGGTGCCATCAAGTTCGGCTGGATAAAGGGTGTCCTGATGCGGTGCCTCCTTAACATTTGGGGCGTGATGCTGTTCCTGCGGCTGAGTTGGGTCGTCGGCCAGGCCGGCATTATTCAGGGCGTCCTGCTCATCACCATCACGACGGTCGTCACCAGTATTACGGCGCTTTCGATGTCGGCCATCAGTACGAACGGCGTgatcaagggcggtgggacgtaCTACATGATATCCCGTTCGTTGGGGCCGGAGTTTGGCGGGTCGATCGGGTTGATCTTCTCGCTGGCGAACGCGGTGGCCTGTGCTATGTACGTGGTCGGGTTCTGCGAGTCACTGACGGACCTGCTGGCCACCTTTGGGGTGCAGATCGTCGATGGGGAGGTGCAGGACATTCGGATCATTGGGTTGATAACGATTGTTATTCTGCTTGGGATTGTGGTTATCGGGATGGAGTGGGAGGCCAAGGCGCAGGTCGTGCTGCTGATCATTCTGCTGGTGGCGATTGTCGATTTCTTGGTGGGAACCGTCATCGGACCGAAGTCGGATCTGGACGTGGCGAGGGGATTCGTGGGGTATAATT CATCTCTCTTCCTGGAGAACCTCCAATCGGACTACCGGCCGGTCAAGAGCGTAACGCACGACTTCTTCTCCGTGTTTGCCATCTTCTTCCCGGCGGCCACCGGAATCCTGGCCGGTGCTAACATCAGCGGTGACCTGAAGGACCCCTCGAAGGCCATCCCCAAGGGCACGATTCTGGCCATCATCCTGACGTCGATTTCGTACGTCGGAATGGCCATCATGGCCGGTGCTACCGTGGTGCGTGACGCCACCGGAAATGTCACGGACATGGCCAACGGATCGTGGGCCTTTGCCGAGTGTGCGCCAGAGGAGTGCGAGTACGGGCTGCACAACTCGTTCCAGGTCATGGAGCTCGTTTCGGCTTTTGGACCGATCATCTACGCCGGGTGCTTCGCGGCAACCCTTTCGTCCGCTTTGGCTAGTTTGGTGTCCGCGCCGAAGGTGTTCCAGGCGCTGTGCAAGGACAAGTTGTATCCTAAGATTGGTTGGTTCGGAAAGGGCTTTGGCAAGAACAATGAACCCGTGCGCGGGTACATTCTGACCTTTATCATTGCGGTGGCGGTGATCCTGATTGGAGAGTTGAACGCGATCGCTCCGCTCATCTCCAACTTCTTCCTGGCCGCGTACTGCCTGGTCAACTTCAGTACATTCCACGCCAGTTTGGCGAAACCCGTTGGTTGGCGGCCAACGTTTAGG TATTACAACATGTGGCTCAGCTTAATCGGTGCTATCCTCTGTATCGCCGTCATGTTCCTCATCTCGTGGCCAACCGCGCTGATCACGTTTGCCGTCGTGCTGGGTCTGTACCTGTTTGTGTCGTACCGCAAGCCGGACGTCAACTGGGGTTCGACGACGCAAGCCCAAACGTACAAGAACGCGCTCATGTCCGTGCAGCAGCTGAACAACGTCGAGGATCACGTCAAGAACTACCGACCGCAGATCCTGGTAATGTCCGGCCACCCCAGCACCCGGCCCCTGCTCGTCAACTTTGCCTACCTCCTCACGAAGAACCTCTCGCTGATGGTCTGCGGGCACGTCAACAAAACGCAAACCTCCCAAAAGTACCGCAACTACCTGCAGCGCAAGGCCACCGACTGGTTCCGCCGCCAGAAGGTCAAGGGCTTCTACGCGTACGTCGACGACAACGACTTCGAAACGGGTGCGCGGGCGGCCATGCAGGCCAGCGGAATCGGCAAGCTGCGCCCGAACGTCCTGCTGCTCGGCTACAAGAGTGACTGGACCAAGTGCGACGCCACCGAGCTGGAGCAGTACTTTAACGTGGTGCACAAGGCACTGGACATGTACTTATCGGTGGCGATCCTGCGCGTGGCCAAGGGACTCGACTACTCGCAAATCCTCGGCGAGGAGACCACAGTCAAGCACATCGTCGAGGCGCCCCGATCGCTGATACACAACGACAGCAGCGCCGACCTGGCGGGCCAGAACAAGATCAGTTCGCTGCACGGAAGCTGCGACTCGCTCAGCCGGAACATTTCGCAGG TCGATAGCGTTCgggaaaagaatgaaaaaaatctcaaag CGAGCAGCGTCAGCGATTTGACCAACGGAACGCCACTAACGCAGACCATTTCCGGCATGCCCGACCCCATGGACATCAACGCCAAACTGTTGAAT GACCAACGTTCACTCAAGCGCAGCCACAACGATCCGGCCCTGCTGTACCGTGGCCCGGGTGGTGCCGAACTGCCCAAGGACGTCCTCGACGAGCTGTCGCAGTTTACGAGCAAAAAGAAGACCGGCATCATCGACGTGTACTGGCTGTACGACGACGGAGGCCTGACCCTGCTCCTGCCGTACATCATCAGCACGCGGCGAAACTGGAGCTCGTGCAAGCTGCGGGTCTTTGCCCTAGCTAACCGCAAGACGGAGCTGGAGTTTGAGCAGCGTAATATGGCTAGCCTGTTGGCCAAGTTCCGGATTGACTATTCGGATCTGAAGCTGCTGCCGGACGTGACCAAGAAGCCCGAGGCGAACACGGTCGCTTACTTCAAGAACCTTATCAAGGACTTTAACGGGGATGAGCCAG